One genomic window of Plasmodium coatneyi strain Hackeri chromosome 12, complete sequence includes the following:
- a CDS encoding 40S ribosomal protein S3: protein MSAPISKKRKFINDGVFQAELNEFLARILAEDGYSGVEVRVTPIRTEVIIRATRTREVLGDKGRRIRELTSLVQKRFFNKSTNSVELFAERVEHRGLCAMAQAESLRYKLLKGLAVRRACYGVLRHIMESGAKGCEVIVSGKLRAQRAKSMKFRDGYLISTGEPSKRFVNTATRSAQLKQGVLGIKVKIMLPTAVDSKTGLPSILPDNISVLEPKTETIEAL from the exons ATGTCAGCTCCT ATAtcgaaaaagagaaaatttatCAACGATGGTGTTTTCCAAGCTGAGTTGAATGAATTTTTGGCCAGAATTTTAGCCGAGGATGGGTACTCAGGCGTAGAAGTCAGGGTCACCCCGATAAG GACGGAAGTTATCATTAGGGCCACACGCACGAGGGAAGTGCTAGGTGATAAGGGAAGGCGAATCAGAGAACTCACATCCCTGGTCCAGAAAAGATTCTTCAACAAGTCGACAAACAGTGTTGAATTGTTTGCCGAGAGAGTAGAGCACAGAGGACTGTGTGCAATGGCACAAGCAGAGTCACTCAGGTATAAGTTACTAAAAGGATTGGCAGTCAGACGTGCATGTTATGGTGTCCTCAGACACATTATGGAGTCAGGCGCCAAGGGATGTGAAGTCATTGTGTCTGGTAAATTAAGAGCCCAGAGAGCTAAGAGTATGAAATTCCGTGATGGTTACTTAATATCCACTGGAGAGCCATCCAAAAGATTTGTTAACACGGCTACTAGATCAGCACAACTAAAACAAGGAGTCCTAGGTATTAAGGTTAAGATTATGTTACCCACTGCTGTTGACTCGAAGACCGGATTGCCATCCATTTTGCCCGACAACATTTCTGTTCTGGAGCCCAAAACGGAAACCATAGAAGCATTGTGA